GCACGGTGACGCGGAGGCGGGGGGCCAGGCTTTCGGCGATGCGCACCAGGGTCGCTTCAGTTCCACCAAGCCCGGCCAGATGTCCCGGCATCCCGCTATAGGCACGCGGCGCGAGCACATCGACAAAGGTGATCCCGCCGCTCATGCCACCTGCTCCCGAAGGGGGGTCATCCCGCTCAGCGCAGCGCGGTCGCAGAGGGCGGGGTTGGTGCAGGACCGGATTGTGATGCCGGACAGATCAATGGGCACCGGATCGACCTCGCGCGTGGCGAACCAGCGGCCGACCGCGTCCCAGACCCGCTTGCGATCCGCGATGCGGCGCGGGCTGTCGTAATCCGTCGCACCCAGCTGGGTCAGGCTGTCGGGTGTCTCGATCTTGGTCAGCAGGATCTCGGGGATGACCCAGAGCACCTCTCCGGCCATGATCAGCCGGTTGCGGAATTCGCGGTCCTCCTCGATGCAGTCCAGAAAGCCGCCCAGCCGGTCGAAGACCGACCGATGGAACAGGCCTGAATTCACATGCGTCCAGTCCCCCGGCACCCCGGCGGCCATCTGCAAGTTCGGAAAGAAGTCGTCAACGAGGCTGAGGGTTCGGCGGATCTCGACTCGCTCGCCATCAGGCAGGATGAGTTCATGATGGGACAGCACGCCGCCCACCTGGATGCGCGTTTCAGGCTCGCGGCCCGCCAGGCGCCAGTTGAGGCAGGGATGCGCGCCGATGGTTTC
The sequence above is a segment of the Alloyangia pacifica genome. Coding sequences within it:
- a CDS encoding glycosyltransferase family 2 protein, translating into MTPSVTIVIPTYNRALVLPQAIEAALGQSHPKTTVMVVDDGSQDETRAIIARYADHPGFVGVSLAGNIGTAQAKNVGIALSTTDAITFHDSDDLPHRDKVMRQARVLGNETIGAHPCLNWRLAGREPETRIQVGGVLSHHELILPDGERVEIRRTLSLVDDFFPNLQMAAGVPGDWTHVNSGLFHRSVFDRLGGFLDCIEEDREFRNRLIMAGEVLWVIPEILLTKIETPDSLTQLGATDYDSPRRIADRKRVWDAVGRWFATREVDPVPIDLSGITIRSCTNPALCDRAALSGMTPLREQVA